One region of Phycisphaerales bacterium genomic DNA includes:
- a CDS encoding nitrous oxide reductase accessory protein NosL, producing MNRVTLGVLLCVGAWVLPSCVKNDADGPPNLRLGRDECVECGMIINEDRCSSAMVVNNEGVKEARLFDDIGCMLDYAHEHADKAEPAGFVHDHGTRGWVKMDQAWFVLADEEKLKTPMGSGLVAFAGREEAEKAAAAHGGTVMEYAKLSAARRAWMEARYGSPERAPAGGATGGGK from the coding sequence ATGAACCGTGTCACGCTGGGTGTGTTGCTGTGTGTGGGCGCGTGGGTGCTGCCGTCGTGCGTGAAGAACGACGCGGACGGTCCGCCGAACCTGCGGCTGGGGCGGGACGAGTGCGTTGAGTGCGGGATGATCATCAATGAGGACCGTTGCTCGAGCGCGATGGTCGTGAACAACGAGGGTGTGAAGGAGGCGAGGCTGTTCGATGACATCGGGTGCATGCTGGACTACGCCCATGAGCATGCGGACAAGGCAGAGCCGGCGGGGTTCGTGCACGACCATGGCACGCGTGGGTGGGTGAAGATGGACCAGGCGTGGTTCGTGCTCGCGGACGAGGAGAAGCTGAAGACGCCGATGGGGTCGGGGCTGGTGGCGTTTGCCGGCAGGGAAGAGGCCGAGAAGGCCGCGGCGGCTCACGGCGGGACGGTGATGGAGTATGCCAAGCTCTCGGCTGCGCGGCGGGCGTGGATGGAGGCGCGGTACGGCAGCCCGGAGCGGGCGCCAGCGGGTGGAGCGACAGGAGGTGGGAAGTGA
- the ric gene encoding iron-sulfur cluster repair di-iron protein, with amino-acid sequence MNARTDCTLTLGQLAATRAGAIPVFERYGLDYCCGGGRTLREACAAAELSPDAVVQAIHDEEQEHRGIPRERPWTDATMTELADHIERTHHAFVRDALARLANIMPRVVAAHGKSNPALAELAAVYGQFAEEMRDHMVREERVLFPWLRRLERPTEVQSGPPWSVRRPISCMVHDHDDAGAALARMRELTGNYTPPEGACATYRSMLSTLEALERDTHEHIHKENNILFPAGVRAEDEVAARAAARAGGKGAST; translated from the coding sequence GTGAACGCACGCACGGATTGCACGCTGACGCTCGGGCAGCTCGCGGCGACGCGGGCGGGCGCGATCCCGGTGTTCGAGCGGTATGGGTTGGATTACTGCTGTGGGGGTGGGCGGACGCTGCGGGAGGCGTGCGCCGCGGCCGAGCTCTCGCCGGATGCGGTGGTGCAGGCGATCCACGATGAGGAGCAGGAGCATCGGGGGATTCCGCGGGAGCGGCCGTGGACGGACGCGACGATGACGGAGCTGGCGGACCACATCGAGCGGACGCATCACGCGTTCGTGCGAGATGCGCTGGCGCGGCTGGCCAACATCATGCCGCGGGTGGTGGCGGCCCACGGGAAGAGCAACCCGGCCCTAGCGGAGCTGGCGGCGGTGTACGGGCAGTTCGCGGAGGAGATGCGGGACCACATGGTGCGGGAGGAGCGGGTGCTGTTCCCGTGGCTGCGGCGGCTGGAGCGGCCGACGGAGGTCCAGAGCGGCCCGCCGTGGAGCGTGCGGCGGCCGATCAGCTGCATGGTTCATGATCATGATGATGCGGGGGCGGCGTTGGCGCGGATGCGGGAGCTCACAGGCAACTACACGCCGCCGGAGGGTGCGTGCGCGACATACCGGTCGATGCTGTCGACGCTCGAGGCGCTGGAGCGGGACACGCACGAGCACATCCACAAGGAGAACAACATCCTGTTCCCGGCGGGGGTGCGGGCGGAGGACGAGGTTGCGGCACGGGCGGCGGCGAGGGCCGGTGGTAAGGGGGCGTCAACGTGA
- a CDS encoding Rrf2 family transcriptional regulator, translating to MISQTTEYALRAMVHLAALQPGTTVNSEVLATCTKVPQGYLSKILRDLVVAELITSQRGPNGGFALARGAGEVSMLDVVNAVDPIQRIRKCPIGNPAHLNLCPLHRRIDDALDQIEQRFRETLLSELLSEPPVAGARCMGVAATVTHRGRTVDDRPKRGPAGKR from the coding sequence ATGATTTCGCAGACCACCGAGTATGCCCTCCGCGCCATGGTGCACCTGGCAGCGCTGCAGCCGGGCACGACCGTGAACAGCGAGGTGCTCGCAACGTGCACGAAGGTGCCGCAGGGGTATCTGTCGAAGATCCTGCGGGACCTGGTGGTGGCGGAACTGATCACGTCGCAGCGGGGGCCCAATGGCGGGTTTGCGCTTGCGCGCGGGGCGGGCGAGGTTTCGATGCTGGATGTGGTGAACGCGGTGGACCCGATCCAGCGGATCAGGAAGTGCCCGATCGGGAACCCGGCGCACCTGAACCTGTGCCCGCTGCACCGTCGGATCGATGATGCGCTGGACCAGATCGAGCAGAGGTTTCGGGAGACGCTGCTGTCGGAACTCCTGAGCGAGCCGCCGGTGGCGGGGGCGCGGTGCATGGGCGTGGCCGCGACCGTGACGCACAGGGGACGGACGGTCGACGATCGGCCGAAGCGCGGGCCGGCTGGGAAGCGGTGA
- a CDS encoding ROK family protein, which translates to MARKTARARSTLAGGIDIGGTGIKVAIVDRKGNVRGRASVKTDAHEGQESVLVRALGALSEACAEAGTGTNRLACVGVGAPGAVDAEHGVVLEAVNLGWRDVQLRSILRKRLGVPVAVDNDVTLAVLGENLYGAGENARDLLGVWLGTGLGGGLILNGEVYHGHFRTAGEIGRGVVLPWAPPGAGSLEQVCSRTGVAETLERLIRSGRESLITKLIGGDATKLKKGETEEIDSKVLAKAWRAKDPLAVEVIEHAAQVLGTAIGGTVTLLSVGRVVVGGGFTEALGGGFLSLVRQAARKTIFPDRCQGVKIVQSALGDDAGCVGAAHFAFQRAV; encoded by the coding sequence ATGGCCAGGAAAACCGCACGCGCCCGCTCCACCCTCGCCGGCGGCATCGACATCGGCGGCACCGGCATCAAGGTCGCCATTGTTGACCGCAAGGGAAACGTCCGCGGCCGCGCGTCGGTCAAGACCGACGCCCACGAAGGCCAGGAGTCCGTCCTGGTCCGCGCCCTCGGCGCACTCAGCGAAGCCTGCGCCGAAGCTGGGACCGGCACCAACCGCCTCGCGTGCGTCGGCGTCGGCGCGCCCGGCGCGGTCGACGCCGAGCACGGCGTCGTGCTCGAGGCCGTGAACCTCGGCTGGCGCGACGTGCAGCTCCGCTCGATCCTCCGTAAGCGCCTCGGCGTCCCCGTCGCGGTCGACAACGACGTCACCCTCGCGGTGCTTGGCGAGAACCTCTACGGCGCCGGCGAGAACGCCCGCGACCTTCTCGGCGTCTGGCTCGGCACCGGCCTGGGCGGCGGCCTCATCCTCAATGGCGAGGTTTACCACGGCCACTTCCGCACCGCCGGCGAGATCGGACGCGGCGTCGTCCTCCCCTGGGCCCCGCCCGGAGCGGGCTCGCTCGAGCAGGTCTGCTCCCGCACCGGCGTGGCCGAGACCCTCGAGCGCCTCATCCGCAGCGGGCGAGAGAGCCTGATCACCAAGCTCATCGGCGGCGACGCTACCAAGCTCAAGAAGGGAGAGACCGAGGAGATCGACTCGAAGGTCCTCGCCAAGGCCTGGCGCGCCAAAGACCCGCTCGCGGTCGAGGTCATCGAGCACGCAGCGCAGGTGCTCGGCACCGCCATCGGCGGCACCGTCACACTGCTCTCGGTCGGGCGCGTCGTTGTCGGCGGCGGCTTCACCGAAGCGCTCGGTGGCGGCTTCCTCTCGCTGGTGCGTCAGGCGGCACGCAAGACCATCTTCCCCGACCGCTGCCAGGGTGTGAAGATCGTTCAGAGCGCCCTGGGCGACGACGCCGGCTGCGTCGGCGCCGCCCACTTCGCCTTCCAGCGCGCGGTCTGA
- a CDS encoding ammonia-forming cytochrome c nitrite reductase subunit c552, with amino-acid sequence MAEEVSRKKRLVIMGLVLAVAAITTLAVTFTLVTMFEHKQESRRPFVRVVDVNEVSTDPAPWGANWPRQFDTYRRTVDDSETQFGGSSAMPMSKLESHPWLKRLYAGYAFSIDYREARGHAYMLYDQEVTERVVKKPQVGACLHCHASATTTWRRIGLESMGQTADANALAAGFNWPAVMEGFKKLSLMEYSAAHAELFKTPDGSGPGAGSSSGGAPTFPGGQPVTTPATKSGPVPAPDAHHIGDAHPVSCIDCHDPQSMHLRVTRPGFVIGIANLAKSDDPVPHLPSVERWRKGSKSKDYDPNTDATRQEMRSFVCGQCHVEYYCGPKEVLLFPWHNGLKAGQIEAFYDQHKFPDGTPFYDYAHGETGAHVLKAQHPEFELWSQGVHARSGVACADCHMPYERTGAMKVSSHWVRSPLLNINNACQTCHNVPEAELRDKVAAIQNRTNHLMEVAAKAMTEMLDAIREAKAAGASDQALAPIYDLQKRAMWRLDFIQSENSAGFHADQEASTILGESIEFSRQAQAAALKLRAPAPPPVNIPVQPVQGVSDPKNQQPAAQPTKQPSAPGG; translated from the coding sequence ATGGCCGAAGAAGTCAGCCGCAAAAAACGCCTGGTCATCATGGGCCTGGTCCTCGCCGTGGCGGCGATCACCACCCTCGCCGTGACCTTCACCCTGGTCACCATGTTCGAGCACAAGCAGGAGTCGCGCCGCCCCTTCGTGCGCGTCGTTGACGTCAACGAGGTCTCCACCGACCCCGCCCCCTGGGGCGCCAACTGGCCGCGCCAGTTCGACACCTACCGCCGCACCGTCGACGACTCCGAGACCCAGTTCGGCGGCTCCTCCGCCATGCCCATGAGCAAGCTCGAGTCCCACCCCTGGCTCAAGCGCCTCTACGCCGGCTACGCCTTCAGCATCGACTACCGCGAAGCCCGCGGCCACGCCTACATGCTCTACGACCAGGAGGTCACCGAGCGCGTCGTCAAGAAGCCCCAGGTCGGCGCCTGCCTCCACTGCCACGCCTCCGCAACCACCACGTGGCGCCGCATCGGCCTGGAGTCCATGGGCCAGACCGCCGACGCGAACGCCCTCGCAGCCGGCTTCAACTGGCCCGCCGTCATGGAAGGGTTCAAAAAGCTCAGCCTGATGGAGTACTCCGCGGCCCACGCCGAGCTCTTCAAGACCCCCGACGGCAGCGGCCCCGGCGCCGGCAGCAGCAGTGGGGGAGCGCCCACGTTCCCCGGCGGGCAGCCCGTCACCACCCCCGCCACCAAGTCCGGCCCTGTGCCCGCCCCCGACGCCCACCACATCGGCGACGCTCACCCCGTCAGCTGCATCGACTGCCACGACCCCCAGTCCATGCACCTGCGCGTCACGCGCCCGGGCTTCGTGATCGGCATTGCCAACCTCGCGAAGAGCGACGACCCCGTGCCCCACCTGCCCAGTGTCGAGCGCTGGCGCAAGGGCAGCAAGTCGAAGGACTACGACCCCAACACCGACGCCACCCGCCAGGAGATGCGCTCCTTCGTCTGCGGGCAGTGCCACGTCGAGTACTACTGCGGCCCCAAGGAGGTCCTCCTCTTCCCCTGGCACAACGGCCTCAAGGCCGGCCAGATCGAGGCCTTCTACGACCAGCACAAGTTCCCCGACGGCACCCCCTTCTACGACTACGCCCACGGCGAGACCGGCGCACACGTTCTCAAGGCCCAGCACCCCGAGTTCGAGCTCTGGTCCCAGGGCGTTCACGCCCGCAGCGGCGTCGCCTGCGCCGACTGCCACATGCCCTACGAGCGCACCGGAGCCATGAAGGTCAGCAGTCACTGGGTTCGCAGCCCCCTGCTCAACATCAACAACGCCTGCCAGACCTGCCACAACGTGCCCGAGGCGGAGCTGCGCGACAAGGTCGCGGCCATCCAGAACCGCACCAACCACCTCATGGAAGTCGCCGCCAAGGCCATGACCGAGATGCTCGACGCCATCCGCGAGGCCAAGGCAGCGGGCGCCAGCGACCAGGCACTCGCGCCCATCTACGACCTCCAGAAGCGGGCGATGTGGCGGCTGGACTTCATCCAGAGCGAGAACAGCGCCGGCTTCCACGCCGACCAGGAAGCCTCCACCATCCTCGGCGAATCCATCGAGTTCTCCCGCCAGGCCCAGGCCGCGGCCTTGAAACTCCGCGCCCCCGCGCCGCCGCCCGTCAACATCCCCGTGCAGCCCGTGCAGGGCGTGAGCGACCCAAAGAACCAGCAGCCCGCGGCCCAGCCAACCAAGCAGCCCTCCGCCCCCGGCGGTTGA
- the nrfH gene encoding cytochrome c nitrite reductase small subunit has product MAEPVAPSPAPDSPRKHGLGTAIARIGLLPLAIALVFGILGGVGAFTFGYGKGWAYLTNDPAACANCHVMQEHYDTWQGSSHKHVATCNDCHLPHNLPGKMYVKSDNGFWHSLAFTTGDYHDPIQIKKRNRKVTQGACLSCHDDIVHQMVAVGADDVDEEAPSCIHCHSDVGHAHKARSGRGNDRFTE; this is encoded by the coding sequence TTGGCCGAGCCCGTTGCCCCCAGCCCAGCTCCCGACTCCCCGCGCAAACACGGCCTCGGCACCGCCATCGCGCGCATCGGTCTGCTCCCCCTCGCCATCGCCCTCGTCTTCGGCATTCTCGGCGGCGTTGGCGCCTTCACCTTCGGTTACGGCAAGGGCTGGGCCTACCTCACCAACGACCCCGCTGCGTGCGCCAACTGCCACGTGATGCAGGAGCACTACGACACCTGGCAGGGCTCCAGCCACAAGCACGTCGCCACCTGCAACGACTGCCACCTGCCCCACAACCTGCCCGGCAAGATGTACGTCAAGAGCGACAACGGCTTCTGGCACTCCCTTGCCTTCACCACCGGCGATTACCACGATCCCATCCAGATCAAGAAGCGCAACCGCAAGGTCACGCAGGGCGCATGCCTCAGCTGCCACGACGACATCGTCCACCAGATGGTCGCGGTCGGGGCCGACGACGTTGACGAGGAAGCCCCCTCCTGTATCCACTGCCACAGCGACGTGGGCCACGCCCACAAGGCCCGCTCCGGGCGGGGCAACGACCGCTTCACCGAGTAG
- the ccsA gene encoding cytochrome c biogenesis protein CcsA produces MTLARRALAAFASLRLTVALLAMAMVLIFAGTLAQTNQGIWHVVDTYFRSALAWIPLSLFVPRAFSNLNLSFPIPGGLFIAGAMLVNLLAAHALRFKLTARRSGVILLHAGLIVLLLGEFVTAFTAREGVMRIDEGASSSYIEDVRSVELAIIDPSDPTQDRVTVIPQHLLERHAARRDSITHPDLPFSITVVSWLPNSGLVANDTPDPSHRGLAQRLRPIARPPARGVDGAESDLPSAYVQLWHANQDLGVYLVSANLLNPQPITAGGRTYHVALRFTRTYKPYTLHLLDFSHDKFTGTEIARNFSSHVRLVDPSRAVEREALISMNQPLRYEGETFYQASFKPDNTGTVLQVVRNPGWLLPYLSCVMVGAGLIVHFTIGLATFMNRRRAPAPNAGTTEQRRFPALPIAAALIGAALALSPAARPQPAHDLDISAVAAVPVSSGGRTKPFDTHARAAVLAASGRQTLRDSDREYAATAYVLDLIARPERVKDVPVVKVDHPDLLTLLGADPTKPARLSLVQIEPHWPTIGEQADKAMALPPKQRDPYHRALVKLFGSVAELLTIARMGSPYWVPPAAPGGEWRPFHVGFQDARLNRPEGAGAATIARVMAAYHDSNQSTLDTVLAEHASIVDAGAPGASTKARLELWFNRAQPFLGASVVYVLAFLVLCAALLLRNRNGPTGERCRTISVGLIAGALLIHTAALITRMYLQGRPPVTNLYSSAVFVGWAAVGLGLLLERWFPIALSALAASSIGFCTLIVAHNLGQDGDTMGVMQAVLDTNFWLATHVVTITLGYSASLFAGLLGATYLLIRATSRTFTEQRARPLASMTYAVVCFATLLSFIGTVLGGIWADQSWGRFWGWDPKENGAALVVLINAVILHARWGGLVRAPGIAALAVLGNIVVAWSWFGTNMLGVGLHSYGFMDSAAFWLLAFVLLNVGLASLALARPRNPAL; encoded by the coding sequence GTGACCCTCGCCCGCCGCGCACTCGCGGCGTTCGCGTCCCTCCGCCTCACCGTCGCCCTGCTCGCGATGGCGATGGTCCTCATCTTCGCCGGCACACTGGCCCAGACCAACCAGGGCATCTGGCACGTGGTGGACACCTACTTCCGCAGCGCCCTTGCCTGGATCCCCCTCAGCCTCTTCGTCCCGCGCGCGTTCAGCAACCTTAATCTTTCGTTCCCAATCCCCGGCGGCCTGTTCATCGCCGGCGCAATGCTCGTCAATCTGCTCGCCGCCCACGCCCTCCGCTTCAAGCTCACCGCCCGCCGCAGCGGCGTCATCCTGCTCCACGCCGGTCTCATCGTCCTGCTCCTGGGGGAGTTCGTCACCGCGTTCACCGCCCGCGAGGGCGTCATGCGCATCGACGAGGGCGCCTCCAGCAGCTACATCGAGGACGTCCGCTCCGTCGAACTCGCCATCATCGACCCCAGCGACCCGACACAGGACCGCGTCACCGTCATCCCCCAGCACCTCCTCGAGCGCCACGCCGCACGCCGCGACTCCATCACTCACCCCGACCTCCCCTTCTCCATCACCGTCGTCTCCTGGCTCCCAAACTCCGGCCTCGTTGCGAACGACACGCCCGACCCATCCCACCGCGGCCTCGCTCAGCGCCTCCGCCCCATCGCCCGCCCCCCCGCCCGCGGCGTTGACGGCGCTGAAAGCGACCTCCCCTCCGCCTACGTCCAGCTCTGGCATGCCAACCAGGACCTCGGCGTCTATCTCGTTTCCGCCAACCTTCTGAACCCCCAGCCCATCACCGCCGGTGGCCGCACCTACCACGTCGCTCTCCGCTTCACCCGCACCTACAAGCCCTACACGCTCCACCTGCTCGACTTCAGCCACGACAAGTTCACCGGCACGGAGATCGCCCGCAACTTCTCCAGCCACGTCCGCCTAGTCGACCCCTCCCGCGCCGTGGAGCGCGAGGCCCTCATTTCCATGAACCAGCCCCTCCGCTACGAGGGCGAGACCTTCTACCAGGCGTCCTTCAAACCCGACAACACCGGCACCGTCCTGCAGGTCGTTCGCAACCCCGGCTGGCTGCTGCCATACCTCTCGTGCGTGATGGTGGGCGCAGGCCTCATCGTGCACTTCACGATCGGTCTCGCCACCTTCATGAACCGCCGGCGGGCGCCAGCCCCGAACGCAGGAACCACCGAGCAACGCCGCTTCCCCGCTCTGCCCATCGCCGCGGCACTCATCGGCGCTGCGCTCGCCCTCTCCCCCGCGGCCCGCCCGCAACCCGCGCACGACCTTGACATCTCCGCGGTCGCCGCCGTGCCCGTGTCTTCGGGCGGCCGCACCAAACCCTTCGACACCCACGCCCGCGCGGCCGTGCTCGCGGCCAGCGGCCGCCAGACCCTCCGCGACAGCGACCGCGAGTACGCCGCCACGGCCTATGTCTTGGACCTGATCGCCCGCCCCGAGCGCGTGAAGGACGTCCCGGTGGTCAAGGTCGATCATCCCGACCTCCTCACTCTGCTGGGCGCCGACCCCACCAAGCCCGCGCGACTTTCCCTCGTGCAGATCGAGCCGCACTGGCCCACCATCGGCGAGCAGGCTGACAAGGCCATGGCCCTCCCGCCCAAGCAGCGCGACCCTTACCACCGCGCCCTTGTCAAACTCTTCGGCAGTGTTGCCGAGCTCCTCACCATCGCCCGCATGGGCTCTCCCTACTGGGTCCCGCCGGCCGCGCCGGGCGGCGAGTGGCGTCCCTTCCACGTTGGCTTCCAGGACGCCCGCCTGAACCGCCCCGAGGGCGCCGGTGCCGCCACCATCGCCCGCGTCATGGCCGCGTACCACGACTCGAATCAGTCGACGCTGGACACCGTCCTCGCCGAGCACGCGAGCATCGTCGATGCCGGGGCGCCCGGGGCGTCCACGAAGGCTCGCCTGGAGCTCTGGTTCAACCGCGCCCAACCCTTCCTCGGCGCTTCTGTCGTGTACGTCCTCGCCTTTCTTGTCCTGTGCGCCGCTCTGCTCCTGCGCAACCGCAACGGCCCCACGGGCGAGCGTTGCCGCACCATCAGCGTCGGCCTCATCGCCGGTGCGCTCCTCATCCACACCGCCGCGCTCATCACCCGCATGTACCTTCAGGGCCGCCCGCCAGTCACCAACCTCTACTCCTCGGCCGTCTTCGTCGGCTGGGCGGCCGTGGGCCTGGGCCTTCTGCTCGAGCGCTGGTTCCCCATCGCCCTCTCCGCCCTTGCTGCCAGCTCCATCGGATTCTGCACCCTCATCGTCGCCCACAACCTGGGCCAGGACGGCGACACCATGGGCGTCATGCAGGCCGTGCTCGACACCAACTTCTGGCTCGCCACCCACGTCGTCACCATCACCCTCGGCTACTCCGCCTCTCTCTTCGCGGGCCTGCTCGGCGCGACTTACCTCCTCATCCGCGCCACCTCGCGCACCTTCACCGAGCAGCGTGCCCGCCCCCTCGCCTCAATGACCTACGCCGTCGTCTGCTTCGCCACCCTCCTCAGCTTCATCGGCACCGTCCTCGGCGGCATCTGGGCCGACCAGTCCTGGGGCCGCTTCTGGGGCTGGGACCCCAAGGAAAACGGCGCGGCCCTCGTCGTCCTCATCAACGCCGTCATCCTCCACGCCCGCTGGGGCGGCCTGGTCCGCGCACCCGGCATCGCCGCTCTCGCCGTGCTGGGCAACATCGTTGTCGCATGGAGCTGGTTCGGCACCAACATGCTCGGCGTCGGCCTGCACTCCTACGGCTTCATGGACTCCGCGGCCTTCTGGCTCCTCGCTTTCGTCCTTCTCAACGTCGGCCTTGCCTCGCTTGCCCTGGCTCGCCCGCGCAACCCCGCGCTCTGA